In one Bryobacteraceae bacterium genomic region, the following are encoded:
- a CDS encoding carboxypeptidase-like regulatory domain-containing protein → MQGLVSDTSGAVISGAKVTLTNTGTGVGQTTMSNETGNYTFPLVQVGDYMVRVEMGGFKAEEARNVRVETAAQVRVDFSLEVGAVNETVEVSAAAVLLNTENATTGGVIENRRIVELPLNGRNMQNLAVLVPGVQFGERTGRGDGSGGFPIPGQGFAVSANGQRETNQVVSLDGVDAKDPRIHITNFVPSIEAIEEFKIQTNAYTAEYGFGGGAQVTITMKSGTNQLKGTVFNFLRNDVFDAENYFLNFERAAGLERLKKNTLRQNQFGFVLSGPVYIPKVYNGRNKTFWAFNYEGRRTRQGIVQTANFPIDEFREGNFSRLLNGYTANGRFTAPIRLWDPNTGMPIPGNIIPKSQLHAGALNVLNTYVPKAQFVQADPLDFTARAAVSQPVNVNTYFARMDHNFSDRDRVFARLAWDRSNLTRTNINPNLPVFVDSKVSNLATQWIHTFSASMINELRVGFNISDDLTSNPRTDNSSFDQDSLGVGLFRIPSDGNRKLTAREHGIPQFTGLPFPLQELTNGNGYDNMDTVQIGNHLSWFRGKHNLKMGGEVYRISMERGAANLEEGLLGFSNTQCGYAFACFLMGILNTSQTPEGLPLTYPRANRFGAYINDDWKVSPKLTVNVGLRFDYNGFPRDIKGLWRTIDIPGLGGDIDRGKGYTKPNGQVIPAVFPERVDESGGVKLARQRSVRFMMPRIGIAYRPTEKWVLRMGAGWFDNINHVNTWTIFNLMPPKAGSQVYLTSMQPAQTINTGVTNPANGAPINITTQRYAPGSNILTLDDPFLTRTAGQTVVRPIDVLYLPPDYVDGDVWKWSFDIQRELPAQVALTVGYAGSKGSHIGNSVINWNDPVKPSTTFRQENRPYPEFFDAANPQLGVQGMGRIRYIDSFGESFYHGLQVKVDKRATKGLTMGLAYTYSKSHGDGENGGQEGAGFTNPRDRRGSRGLFRFDQTHRTVANFVYELPGQNLTGPVKHILGGWQANGIVTIASGFPFTIGQSAGDLALPNGSVRPDIVGNPELDNPTRARWYNPQAYQRVTCQIATRPDLCHLGGAGYNSLRGPGQRNMDFSMYKNFYLKEGVRLQFRFESFNFFNTPWFGDPSGISFSNANQLVPDGSRNGEIRSLRTSMRLQQVGLKLSF, encoded by the coding sequence GTGCAGGGGCTGGTTTCCGACACCAGCGGCGCGGTGATTTCCGGCGCCAAGGTAACCCTGACGAACACCGGAACCGGCGTCGGCCAAACCACGATGAGCAATGAGACGGGCAACTACACGTTCCCGCTGGTGCAGGTGGGCGATTACATGGTTCGCGTGGAGATGGGCGGCTTCAAGGCGGAGGAGGCGAGGAACGTGCGCGTGGAAACCGCGGCGCAGGTTCGCGTGGACTTCAGCCTGGAGGTGGGCGCGGTGAACGAGACGGTGGAGGTTTCGGCGGCGGCGGTGCTGCTGAACACGGAGAACGCGACGACCGGCGGCGTGATCGAAAACCGGCGGATCGTGGAGCTTCCGCTCAACGGGCGGAACATGCAGAACCTGGCGGTGCTGGTGCCGGGCGTGCAGTTCGGCGAGCGGACAGGGCGCGGCGACGGATCCGGCGGCTTCCCGATTCCCGGGCAGGGCTTCGCGGTGAGCGCGAACGGACAGCGGGAAACGAACCAGGTGGTTTCGCTCGACGGCGTAGACGCGAAAGACCCGCGGATCCACATCACCAACTTCGTTCCGTCGATCGAGGCGATCGAGGAGTTCAAGATTCAGACCAACGCCTACACGGCGGAGTACGGGTTCGGCGGCGGCGCGCAGGTGACGATCACGATGAAGAGCGGCACCAACCAGTTGAAGGGGACGGTGTTCAACTTCCTGCGCAACGACGTGTTCGACGCCGAAAACTACTTCCTGAACTTCGAGCGCGCGGCGGGGCTGGAGCGGCTGAAGAAGAACACTCTCCGGCAAAACCAGTTCGGCTTCGTGCTGAGCGGGCCGGTGTACATTCCGAAGGTCTATAACGGACGGAACAAGACGTTCTGGGCGTTCAACTACGAGGGCCGCCGGACGCGGCAGGGTATCGTTCAGACGGCGAACTTCCCGATCGATGAGTTTCGGGAAGGCAATTTCTCACGGCTCCTGAACGGGTATACGGCGAACGGGAGATTTACCGCTCCGATCCGGCTTTGGGATCCGAACACGGGCATGCCGATTCCGGGCAACATCATTCCGAAGTCGCAGTTGCACGCCGGCGCGTTGAATGTGCTGAACACCTACGTGCCGAAGGCGCAGTTCGTGCAGGCCGATCCGCTGGACTTCACGGCCCGCGCGGCGGTCTCGCAGCCGGTGAACGTGAACACGTACTTCGCGCGCATGGATCACAACTTTTCGGACAGGGATCGCGTCTTCGCGCGGCTGGCATGGGACCGTTCCAACCTCACCCGCACGAACATCAACCCCAACCTTCCGGTATTCGTCGACTCGAAAGTGTCGAACCTGGCGACGCAGTGGATCCACACCTTCAGCGCGTCGATGATCAACGAGTTGCGGGTGGGCTTCAACATTTCCGACGATCTGACCTCGAATCCACGGACCGACAACTCCTCGTTCGACCAGGATTCGCTGGGCGTCGGCCTCTTCCGGATACCGTCGGACGGGAACCGGAAGCTCACGGCCCGCGAACACGGCATTCCGCAATTCACGGGCCTTCCCTTCCCGCTCCAGGAGCTGACCAACGGGAACGGCTACGACAACATGGACACGGTCCAGATCGGCAATCACCTCTCGTGGTTCCGCGGCAAGCACAACCTGAAGATGGGCGGCGAGGTGTACCGGATCTCGATGGAGCGCGGCGCGGCCAATCTCGAAGAGGGCTTGCTCGGATTCTCGAACACCCAGTGCGGCTACGCGTTCGCGTGCTTCCTGATGGGGATCCTGAACACGTCGCAGACGCCGGAGGGCCTTCCGCTGACCTACCCGCGCGCGAACCGGTTCGGGGCCTACATCAACGACGACTGGAAGGTGAGTCCGAAGCTGACGGTGAACGTGGGCCTGCGGTTCGACTACAACGGTTTCCCGCGGGACATCAAAGGCCTGTGGCGCACGATCGACATTCCCGGCCTGGGCGGCGACATCGATCGCGGCAAGGGCTACACCAAGCCGAACGGCCAAGTGATCCCGGCCGTGTTTCCGGAGCGCGTGGATGAGTCGGGCGGCGTGAAACTGGCGCGTCAGCGTTCGGTGCGGTTCATGATGCCGCGCATCGGAATCGCCTACCGTCCGACCGAGAAGTGGGTGCTCCGCATGGGCGCGGGGTGGTTCGACAACATCAACCACGTGAACACCTGGACGATCTTCAACCTGATGCCGCCGAAGGCCGGCAGCCAGGTGTATCTCACTTCGATGCAGCCCGCGCAGACGATCAACACGGGCGTGACGAATCCGGCCAACGGAGCGCCGATCAACATCACGACGCAGCGTTATGCGCCGGGATCGAACATCCTTACGCTGGACGATCCGTTCCTGACGCGTACGGCGGGCCAAACCGTGGTGCGTCCGATCGACGTGCTCTACCTGCCGCCCGACTACGTGGACGGCGATGTTTGGAAGTGGAGCTTCGACATCCAGCGCGAACTGCCGGCCCAGGTGGCGTTGACCGTGGGCTACGCCGGCAGCAAGGGTTCTCATATCGGCAACAGCGTGATCAACTGGAACGATCCGGTGAAGCCATCGACGACGTTCCGGCAGGAGAACCGGCCGTATCCGGAGTTCTTTGACGCAGCCAACCCGCAGCTCGGCGTGCAGGGCATGGGCCGGATCCGGTACATCGATTCGTTCGGCGAGTCGTTCTACCACGGCCTGCAGGTGAAGGTGGACAAGCGAGCGACGAAGGGCCTGACGATGGGCTTGGCCTACACGTACTCGAAGTCGCACGGCGACGGCGAGAACGGCGGGCAGGAAGGCGCCGGGTTCACGAATCCGCGCGATCGCCGCGGGTCGCGCGGGTTGTTCCGGTTCGACCAGACGCACCGGACGGTGGCCAACTTCGTGTATGAACTGCCCGGACAAAATCTCACGGGTCCGGTGAAGCACATCCTGGGCGGATGGCAGGCGAACGGGATCGTGACGATCGCTTCCGGATTCCCGTTCACGATCGGCCAGAGCGCCGGCGATCTGGCGCTGCCGAACGGCAGCGTGCGGCCGGACATCGTCGGCAATCCCGAGCTCGATAATCCGACGCGCGCGCGCTGGTACAATCCGCAGGCTTACCAGCGGGTGACGTGCCAGATCGCGACCCGGCCGGACCTGTGCCACCTCGGCGGCGCCGGGTACAATTCGCTACGCGGACCCGGGCAACGAAACATGGACTTCTCGATGTACAAGAACTTCTACCTCAAGGAAGGCGTGCGGCTGCAATTCCGCTTCGAATCGTTCAACTTCTTCAACACGCCGTGGTTCGGCGATCCGAGCGGGATCTCGTTCTCGAACGCGAACCAGTTGGTTCCGGATGGATCGCGGAACGGCGAGATCCGGTCTCTTCGGACGTCGATGCGTCTGCAACAGGTCGGTTTGAAGCTGTCGTTCTAG
- a CDS encoding carboxypeptidase regulatory-like domain-containing protein translates to MLRRLCLLAATAVCVWAQSERGNITGIITDPTGAAVPGAELTAVNTATNATARTAASTTGEYTFPNLLPGAYRIEITSTGFKRFVQQNVNVSAGGTVRVDAALQLGQISEQVEVSAAAATIQTENAKVTTLVENKLVDELPLVVAGSMRSPFNLVAVAAEAKGDGQRLSLGGGQVAQWDATLDGYSVGTNRSGDTAEAALNTPSVEALTEFSVDTNGFKAEYGQAGGGVMTFASKSGTNSFHGSAYDFLRNDKLDARGFFARTRSIYRQNDFGLTAAGPLYIPKVYDGRNKTFFFASFEGFRNRVGANASILSVPTPEMYNGDFSRWVNQNGQLLQIYNPTTTRQNPSGSGFVRDPFPNNQIPVSMFSKTAQQIAAFGKDVQPNRGGAPGTSGYVRQNYIVNGGTLVTPTDKWSVKGDQMIGANHRLGFLWNLTAFDNKPGPAGPPGLPIPLWNGAVQSWDTEAFRWSHDWTVSPTMINHLSFAFNRFIKDSYSANVGGNWKDKICIKNVIDCNENFPTINFTEFNTWGSASHNGTLQPGWGIKDDLSYVRGAHTWKFGFQHQNQTANGVGQQDISGRADFNFLSTSVPGATSFTSGSSFASFLLGEAYLGRTETIREVAQNYPYFGFYAQDDWRITRKLVLNLGVRYDFTLPPTNKKDEYSDFNPTRPNPAANGFPGALWFAGFGEGRENRRSLVPGWYGGIGPRLGLAYSPDQKTTIRTAFGRSFSRVTAVQGSGHFAGFIGQWAFQNTTQGVQPTFKLDEGLPAYKLPPSIDPSFQNGLDVDYWNGQDATRAPESLFWTLTTQRQIAENTVLEVGYNANVGTHLQSGILRMNQLNTAIFNDLVSRLGRSQAISMLNGAFNSAAAVAAGVRAPYASFATQSQRSASQALRPYPQYQNVSTGAQNGDKSGHSAYHAMIVKFDRRFSRDLSFQWSYVLSKLLTDSDSYFANSETAAQDHYNRRLEKSIGQYDQTHVVKFSTLYNLPFGKGQKWVSGGPLSYVVGGWRLAGIMVYSSGTPVELTRNNPLPIFNGITRPTIATYEDWRAPIKGDQFDPAVDRFLQPASFFGAQPQNFGNATRHNPKLRTFGERTENISLAKTFRVTEGIRLDLRGEAFNLFNRTIFSTGSTNLNAGTFGVVTSQANTPRQMQVGLKLYW, encoded by the coding sequence ATGCTGCGACGACTTTGTCTGTTGGCCGCAACGGCCGTCTGCGTCTGGGCGCAGAGCGAACGAGGGAACATCACCGGGATCATCACGGATCCGACCGGGGCGGCGGTACCGGGCGCCGAACTCACGGCGGTGAACACGGCGACAAACGCCACGGCGCGGACGGCGGCGTCGACCACCGGCGAGTACACCTTTCCAAATCTGCTTCCGGGCGCATACCGGATCGAGATCACGTCGACGGGGTTCAAACGGTTCGTGCAGCAGAACGTGAACGTCTCGGCAGGCGGCACGGTGCGCGTGGACGCGGCGTTGCAGTTGGGACAGATCAGCGAGCAGGTGGAGGTTTCGGCGGCGGCGGCGACGATTCAGACGGAAAACGCGAAAGTGACGACGCTTGTCGAGAACAAGCTGGTGGACGAGCTGCCACTGGTGGTGGCCGGGTCCATGCGGAGCCCGTTCAACTTGGTGGCGGTGGCGGCGGAGGCGAAGGGAGACGGGCAGCGGCTCTCGCTGGGCGGCGGGCAGGTTGCGCAGTGGGACGCGACGCTCGATGGCTACAGCGTGGGCACGAACCGTTCGGGCGACACGGCCGAGGCGGCGCTGAACACGCCGTCGGTGGAGGCGCTGACGGAGTTCTCGGTGGACACGAACGGGTTCAAGGCGGAGTACGGGCAGGCCGGGGGCGGGGTGATGACGTTCGCGTCGAAGTCCGGGACGAATTCGTTCCACGGGTCGGCGTACGATTTTCTACGGAACGACAAACTGGACGCACGGGGATTCTTCGCCCGGACAAGGTCCATCTACCGGCAGAACGATTTCGGGCTCACGGCGGCGGGACCGTTGTACATTCCGAAGGTCTACGACGGGCGGAACAAGACGTTCTTCTTTGCTTCGTTCGAGGGATTCCGGAATCGCGTGGGCGCGAACGCGTCGATTCTTTCGGTGCCGACGCCGGAGATGTACAACGGCGATTTCAGCAGATGGGTGAATCAGAACGGGCAGTTACTGCAGATTTATAACCCGACAACGACACGGCAGAACCCGAGCGGGAGCGGTTTCGTCCGCGATCCGTTCCCGAACAACCAGATTCCGGTGAGTATGTTCTCAAAGACGGCGCAGCAGATCGCGGCGTTCGGCAAAGACGTGCAACCGAACCGCGGCGGCGCACCGGGAACGAGCGGCTACGTGAGGCAGAACTATATCGTCAACGGCGGAACGCTGGTAACTCCGACGGATAAGTGGAGCGTGAAAGGGGACCAGATGATCGGCGCCAACCACCGGCTGGGATTCCTGTGGAACCTGACCGCGTTCGACAATAAGCCGGGACCGGCGGGGCCTCCGGGACTGCCGATTCCACTGTGGAACGGCGCGGTGCAATCGTGGGATACCGAGGCGTTCCGGTGGTCCCACGACTGGACGGTTTCGCCGACGATGATCAACCACTTGTCATTCGCCTTCAACCGGTTCATCAAAGACAGCTACTCGGCCAACGTGGGCGGGAACTGGAAAGACAAGATCTGCATCAAGAACGTGATCGACTGCAATGAGAACTTCCCGACGATCAATTTCACGGAGTTCAACACGTGGGGATCGGCGTCGCACAACGGGACGCTGCAGCCCGGGTGGGGAATCAAGGACGACCTGAGCTACGTGCGCGGGGCGCATACCTGGAAGTTCGGATTCCAGCACCAGAACCAGACGGCGAACGGCGTGGGGCAGCAGGACATTTCCGGGCGCGCCGACTTCAACTTCCTGAGCACGAGCGTACCGGGCGCGACGTCTTTCACGAGCGGGAGTTCTTTCGCCAGCTTCCTGCTGGGCGAGGCGTACCTGGGGCGGACAGAGACGATCCGCGAGGTGGCGCAGAACTATCCTTACTTCGGCTTCTACGCGCAGGATGACTGGCGCATCACGCGGAAACTGGTGCTGAACCTCGGGGTGCGCTACGACTTCACGCTGCCGCCGACGAACAAGAAAGACGAGTACTCGGACTTCAACCCGACGCGTCCGAATCCGGCGGCGAACGGGTTTCCGGGCGCGCTGTGGTTCGCGGGATTCGGCGAGGGCCGGGAGAACCGGCGGAGCCTGGTTCCGGGATGGTACGGCGGCATCGGTCCGCGGCTGGGGCTGGCGTATTCGCCGGACCAGAAGACGACGATCCGGACGGCGTTCGGGCGGTCCTTTTCGCGCGTGACGGCGGTACAAGGCAGCGGACACTTCGCCGGTTTCATCGGGCAGTGGGCTTTCCAGAATACGACGCAGGGCGTGCAACCGACGTTCAAGCTGGACGAGGGCCTGCCGGCGTACAAGCTGCCGCCGTCGATCGACCCGTCGTTCCAGAACGGCCTGGACGTGGACTACTGGAACGGACAGGACGCAACGCGGGCCCCGGAGTCTCTCTTCTGGACGTTGACGACGCAGCGGCAGATCGCGGAGAACACGGTGCTCGAGGTTGGCTACAACGCCAACGTGGGAACGCACCTGCAGTCCGGGATCCTGCGGATGAACCAGTTGAACACGGCGATCTTCAATGACCTGGTGAGCCGGCTGGGACGGTCGCAGGCGATCTCGATGTTGAATGGCGCGTTCAACTCGGCAGCGGCGGTGGCGGCGGGCGTGCGCGCGCCATACGCGAGCTTCGCCACGCAATCGCAACGCTCGGCGAGCCAGGCGCTGCGGCCGTATCCGCAGTACCAGAATGTTTCGACGGGCGCACAGAACGGGGACAAGAGCGGGCACTCGGCGTATCACGCGATGATCGTGAAGTTCGACCGGCGCTTCTCGCGCGATCTCTCGTTCCAATGGAGCTATGTGCTTTCGAAGCTGCTCACGGACTCGGACTCGTACTTCGCGAACTCGGAGACGGCGGCGCAGGACCACTACAACCGGCGGCTGGAGAAGTCGATCGGGCAGTACGACCAGACGCACGTGGTGAAGTTTTCGACCTTGTACAATCTGCCGTTCGGGAAGGGGCAGAAGTGGGTGTCGGGCGGTCCGCTGAGCTACGTGGTGGGCGGGTGGCGGCTGGCGGGAATCATGGTTTACAGCAGCGGCACGCCGGTCGAACTGACTCGCAACAATCCGCTGCCGATTTTCAACGGGATTACCCGGCCGACGATCGCGACGTATGAGGACTGGCGGGCTCCGATCAAGGGGGACCAGTTCGACCCGGCGGTGGACCGGTTCCTGCAGCCGGCGTCGTTTTTCGGGGCGCAGCCGCAGAACTTCGGAAACGCGACGCGGCACAATCCGAAGCTGCGGACGTTCGGCGAGCGGACGGAGAATATCAGTCTGGCGAAGACGTTCCGGGTGACTGAGGGCATCCGTCTGGATCTGCGTGGCGAGGCGTTCAACCTGTTCAACCGGACGATTTTCAGCACGGGGAGCACGAATTTGAATGCGGGGACGTTCGGCGTGGTGACGAGCCAGGCGAACACGCCGCGGCAGATGCAAGTGGGGTTGAAGCTGTACTGGTAG
- a CDS encoding trypsin-like peptidase domain-containing protein, whose amino-acid sequence MSYTNSLCVTAQVVVGPGRPDQTFPRVAGGEFSPEGFIRAVAESTFLVAGSDTAGTIFFLRSPSGVDKPFLAITAAHLLQGMRTDFATLYVPDRSKRSGTRRILIPIRENGAPLWLEHPTSDIAILKSRLPDDIARFVTIPARQLADPIASRAAGIGQGAQVYPMGFPSGQPTTDGYPLVRFGVISSHLPLDGDEASFDVDFKVMAGNSGSPICHRDSGLILGVVTTGKVLPDKSKQAPDLPMDLGQAIPAWRIRDLVQVEPAPIVYAPASTNGQFQGGWAPPALEAGKRPARRTGQ is encoded by the coding sequence GTGAGCTATACGAACTCGCTGTGCGTCACCGCCCAGGTCGTGGTCGGACCCGGGCGGCCGGATCAGACGTTTCCACGGGTCGCGGGCGGTGAATTTTCACCGGAGGGCTTTATTCGGGCAGTGGCCGAATCGACATTTCTGGTGGCGGGTTCAGACACGGCGGGAACTATCTTCTTCCTCCGCAGTCCGTCTGGTGTTGACAAGCCGTTTCTAGCGATTACTGCTGCCCATCTCCTCCAAGGGATGAGGACCGATTTCGCAACGCTGTACGTTCCTGATCGCTCAAAACGGAGTGGTACGCGTCGCATTCTCATTCCAATCCGCGAGAATGGTGCTCCGCTCTGGCTTGAACATCCGACTTCTGATATCGCGATCCTGAAATCACGGCTACCCGACGACATAGCCCGCTTTGTGACAATTCCAGCACGCCAACTTGCAGATCCGATTGCAAGCCGAGCTGCCGGGATTGGGCAAGGCGCCCAAGTCTATCCTATGGGTTTTCCATCGGGACAGCCCACGACCGACGGCTATCCTTTGGTTCGCTTCGGAGTAATTTCGAGCCACTTGCCACTCGATGGTGACGAGGCCTCGTTCGATGTTGATTTTAAAGTCATGGCAGGGAACAGCGGTAGCCCGATTTGCCACCGCGATTCGGGCCTGATTCTGGGTGTTGTGACGACCGGGAAGGTCCTGCCGGACAAATCAAAGCAGGCGCCGGATCTTCCGATGGACCTCGGTCAAGCCATTCCGGCCTGGCGCATTCGCGATCTGGTGCAAGTTGAGCCCGCGCCGATTGTCTACGCACCTGCTTCAACAAACGGACAGTTTCAAGGCGGCTGGGCTCCGCCCGCGCTCGAAGCCGGAAAGCGGCCGGCTCGCCGCACAGGGCAGTAA